The genomic region ACAGTGTTTTTTTCAGTAAGAAAacgatttgaaaatttaaaatttaaaagtttagatcctaacactattaaaattttcagttaaattcaattatataattttaaaaataaaaagtatcaTTTGATAATtatgtaataaatttaaatttactatgaaaattttaatgatgttaacaaatattttaaaataaaaagtatcaCTTGATAATTATGTAATAAACTTAAatttattatgaaaattttaatgatgttaacaattaaattaatatttctaaatctgaaaaatagagaaattaaattttaaatgtaaaaatatataacaaCTAGGAGTATAATTAGCAACCAATATGTAATGCAATGGCAAAATGGGTTAGCTAAAGTCCAaactccttttttttcttttttcttttttttttttaagtgcaATGATAGATAAGCAAACTTGGGGCTACCTTTTGGTTGCCCAGGGCAAGGACCTTTATGGATATTGTTTCTGAACCTTGCTAGCTTAAATGTATAAAATCTATAATTTCTAGCCCATAGCAGAGCCAGCAGGGCTTAAAATTGAAAGGCAAGAGACTGGTTTTCAGCTGGAGAGAATGAGTGTGTGAAAGACATTCTCAAAACTGCGTTTTAGGAGATATGCTAGTTATCATATTATTTTTCATAAAACTCCTATCATGtgaatgtgaaagagtaaaattacacAGCATAAAAAAGAAAGGGACCTTCAATGCTAACTCATTGTGCCTGGTGCAGGGAAATCGGGTATAGATGCCTTTAATTCACGGTTGACTTGAACACGATACCACCCTTCGACTTGCATTCAGTTTCCGGTCATTGCGCTTTTTAATGCCATCTCTGTACAGAGTGCTGGCAGCACAAGGTGCTGGCTTACAAATTGGAGGCTGTGAGTTGCATTCCTCACTCGCTCTCTTTCTCAAGTATTCTGCTGCCTGTGCCTTAACTGTGAAATGTGCTTTAAATCACTTTTCAGGGCATGAAATCATGCACATGCAGGAATAAAGCGATTGCATGCTTTTCATTAGCATATAGATGGAAAACATCAATTCGATACCAATGATATGCATACGAAATGGATTGTAAACATGTAATAGtagaataaaagttaaaatatggtTCAAAGTTCACCTTTCAATTTTAATCATTCTACGATTTCAATcctctatttttaatttaaaaatgtaatattagaatcataaaaaaattgacaaatagtaaatatatatattcaattaatccgaatttttttcctttaataaaattttccatttaaaatatatacatagatATTCTTATATATATCATTAATATTCTAAAACTAATACCCAACTTTTTCTTGAATTAGTAAAAAAATATTAAGAAATTTATTAATGAAGCAAATCAAGAGAGAAttaataaaacaactaaaaatacAGCTCATTTTATTTCAACTATAAAACCTCACTTTCTTCACTTTCTAATGTTAGTattagaaataaaaatgaaaaagttttgagtattttttatttcaaaatgtcgcatgacaaatttaacaaaagaatttAACGATGTTAATAATTAaacctgaattttgaaattttgcaaaCTAGAACTagattcttaaaaataaaagtagagggactaaatttcaaatttacaaaTAATATAGCAAGTTAGGATTTAAAATGCAAGTTCAGTTgttaaaattcttctattaaatttaGATTCATTGCAACGTTAAGTTTTTTTATTACATGACTATCAACTGAGTGTGTTTTTATTTAAAGTGTCACACTAGTGAGTTTAACACAGGAATTTTAATGGTATTAACAATTggacatgaattttaaaatatgaaaagttgagaGATAGGTTAGAAATAAAAGCAGGACTAAATAAATATACAAAAAGTATAAGAACTTGAAGCATATTTTAATTAAGGATGTTCAAATAGTCAGTTTAGTTAATATCTGAATTAAGCTATCATtaattgaattaatcaaaattttgaaacttttaacttttaattagACTGAAAGTTTTTTTGAAACTTATTAactaaactaaattaattttgattaattcagtCGTTTAATGAAATTAACTGAAATTTGTAGTTTTTTCTTCAAACAAGTTAAAAACATGATAAAAACACAAtgaatatttttctttattttattaatttataaaagttaaaaaatgcAATAATTACAATTCCTTAGTTTTTATATGGTGGGCTTTTATACTATATATCCAATTTATCTATAATATATTAGGCATATAGCTATCGTTTCATAGATGTACaacatatattattaaaatttgctAATTGATTgatattattcaattttaaataaaattaatcgataattaaaattaaaaaatttaacttatCTTTGATCAAATTAAATTTGATGGCCAACTAATCGAAGTAATTCAATTCAACTGAAAATTGCACATcctaattttaactaataaaatatgtACCGAGGAACATACCAGAGCGGGAAGCTGCCAGTGTTAGAGCACAGTTCTTGAGTTTGGTTATTTTTTCAGTAAGTTGCAAATTTTCACACGATTCATCTGTTTTGGACCGTACAATTTCGTTCCTGTGAAAGCATGATAATGCATAATCACAAGCCTGTAGAAGCCATAATCAAATTAATCGAGAAACCCACACTATTCATTTAACTTGAAGAATAAATCCCAAAggcttaaaaaaataaacaataaaaatagtcaatttttttacaattacaatttagttatttatatttgaaatgttacgttttaattatttatgttatcgttttgttacgaagcGGTTACTCTATTGTTAAACTCCGATACCTCCTTAACAGCAGTCTTATGTGGCAATTTAAataggttttaaatgccaacttagatATTCAATTGCTGGGATaaaaataggtttttaattaaataaatttaatttgaactGCCACGTAAGATATCTAAGTTAgaatttaaaacccatttggactaCTACGTAGGACCACTGTTAGGGAGGTAACGGGgtttaacggtagagtgaccacttcataacataataatagcataagtgactaaaatgtaatatttcaaacataagtgactacaATGTaatcttaaataaataaaagtgattatttttgtagtttacctttatttttataattgaaaTAGATGGTGAAAAacattcattttttaaaaataccttTGCAGCAATAGCATAGAAACAGTTATCTAATGATTGCTCCGCAAAATTGAGCCATTCCACAGGTGAAACTTGCAACCATTGATGGATATGAGACTTGTGTTCGCGAAGAACCAGAGCCTCGTACCTCAATGCCAAACAACTCTGAACCATAAGAAAGAAAAAATCAAGGACAGGGAAAATAGTAAAATCCTTATATTGCCAGCTTGAAGTACAACGCTATACATATGTGTGTGGGTTTTTACGTTTACATTTCCATATGATCTATGTTATTTTAGATAGACTAAAAAAGAACTCTATTATGCATGACTTTCTTCGTCCAATTTAACTACCAAAcgtgttttttttttattgatcAATGCATGATTTTCTTATGGTTCTAGTCGATAGTTGAATACTCAAATATTAAAAAGTATAGAGTTGGATTCATTTCTTGCTAGTAAAAGCatatatgatgatgatgatgatgatgatgatgaaaattTCAATCGGATGTTTTTATGCCAATCACCGTGACAACACCGAGTGAATTAAACACCGGTAATAGCAACGATCAGAGGAAATTAAGGATATTTTGTAACCTCTATATCGCCGATGATAGCGAAGGCTCCGACGAAGAATTCGAGAGTTGAGAGCTGCTGATCCACAGTTTTGGCTGCAATATGGCGAATAGCGGAGAGAGATTCAGATCTGATGAACTCTTTCAAGGTGGATCGTAGCTGAAAAAGCGATTTAACGTCATTGGAGGCGAGAACTGATTCCAGAATGCGAAGAGAATCGTCGTTGAATCTGCGAAGATCGAAAGGAAAAAAGCATTAAACGTAATCAAAGCAAGATGATGGAAAAATGAAGATTTCGCTGCGACATTGAATGAACCTTTTCTTGTTGATTTGGGAGTGGAAAAGAGCGATTTGCTGAGCTACCATAGAGTCCGTATCTGACATATTTGGATTGGAGAATGGAATGGGAATTGGCGGGCAAGGGatttgtttgatttttttttggaaaCTCTGCTCCAAGTCCAACTGTCGGTACTCATATAAATTTGAAagtctcctcttttttttttttaatatcaaCTAAAATGTTCAAATTACGCAATCCCTTTCATGGGAAATTCCGGGAGTCGAAGATGCAGCAAAGTTAGCCATAAAATCAGACTTTCTATAAACATGAGAAAACTTGACAGTCCAATGTCTATCCATCATTTCAACAATGCTTCGCACCAGCCCAACATTGGAGCTCACCTCTTTTATACTTAGAAGTTGCACTACATGCATGTTATCACTTTCTACAAGTATCTTCTTGAAAGCCCTTTTCCAGGCCGAATTAAGACCATCATAATTTGTTCATCTCCTTTAATAGCACCCAAACATCCTCTGGTGGCACCCATCAAATGCCGATCATGGCTCTAATCCTACTTTGTAGGATGATATTATCTGCATTACAATTCTCATTTGCAAAGACAAAGTTCTTACGTTGTTTCCAAATGAACCAGCAGAGGAGTCTAAAAACAGGTCATTCAAAATCATCCAAAAGCAAATTAAGAGAGCTTTCTGTATTATCATTAATCCAAACTGATAAAGATACCTCAAAGAATCTGTTTAAGATGTCATTAGGAATAAGTCTTTGTTGAGTTTTTTCACACAGGAAGAGAAACAGATTTAATTTACCCGGATAAAATATGAACCTCTTGTTGAATTTGGAGCAACAAAGTAATAAACCCGGATAAAGTATGTGTTAAGTTTCAATCAAATGTTCGATGAAACAaagcaaagaaattttgtgtttGAAAGCTCAAAACAGAAGCAAAATCGGATGAACAAAATGAGAGAACAAGTTGGCTATACTTGTTACTTGAAAAGTAAAGTTACATGATACATAAGTAAATGGATTACATTGAAAGAAAACAAGGCTTGCTTGTGCAAGTAGCTAAGCTGTAAAATCAGAATAATGACAACCTAAAATGACTACTAAATCAACTAACAATATGATTAATCTTAGCTGAACATTACATAAAAGGATAACAGACAAACTAATAAAAGTCAATTATTACAAAAATGGTTCTTCAACCGAATTACACCATGGACATTTCAATGCCTCAGCTGGACTGCTTGGTCACTTTTATGCTCGTGCATGACTGCATGGTAGCATGCATGTTGCTGCTGTAGTTGCCACCTTTGaacactcctccttggctacAAGGTAGCAAACTCCAATCTCTTTCCTTAAACATTCGAACCTTCCAGCAGCCAATGGCTTGGTCAGAACATCAGCAAGCTAATCCCTCCAACAACAATGTACCAAGCAGATTTCCTTATCAAGTTCAGCTTCTCTTACAAAGTGATACCTGATCTTGAAATGTTTTGTTTTGCCATGGAACACAGGGTTCTTGGTAATGGCAACAGCAGACTGGTTGTCAACCTTAATTTTAGTTGCTTCCATTTGTCTAACATTTAAGTAATCCAATAACTTTCTAAGCCAGATGGCTTGGTTAACAGCTGTAGCAACTGCAATATACTCAGCCTCTGCAGTGGATTGAGCTACTGTTTGTTGCTTCTTTGAACTCCAACTGAAAACACTTGAACCTAGACTAAAGAAGTAGCCTGATGTGCTCTTCATGTCATCAATTGAACCAGCCCAGTCACTATCTGAATAACCAACAAGTTTCAACTCCTTTGACCTTTCAAACTTCACACCAAAATTCAAAGTCCCTTTGACATATCTTAGGACCCTCTTTGCTGCTTTAAAATGTGCTACATTGCAGCAGTGCATGAACCTTGAGAGTAAGCCGACAGTATATAGGATGTCTGGCCTTGTTGCTGTTAGGTAGAGCAAGCAAGCAACCAAACTTCTGTACTAGTGCAACTGGCGTGCTAGCAGGTTTGCACTTTGACATGCAGAATTTGCTTAGAACTTTTAGTGCAAAGGCTTGCTGGCTTATAAAAATCCCTTGTTCTTCCTGATTTACCTCCATACCAAGGAAGTATGTCATCAAACCAAGATCAGTCATCTCAAAAATGTCTTGCATTTGCTTCTTAAAGTTTTCAATCAGTTCATCTTTGCTGCCAGTGGCTAGCAGGTCATCAACATACAATGACACAATCAGCAGGGTCTCATTTTCATCCTTCTTGACATAAAGAGTGGGTTCACTTATGCTTTTTGTGAACCCGAGCCTTGACAAGTAGGCATCAATTCTATCATAACAAGCTCTTGGAGCCTGTTTCAAGCCATACAGGGCCTTTTTGAGCTTGAAGACCTTGTGTTCTTCACCTAGGACCTTAAATCCTTCAGGTTGCTCAATGAAGATTTCTTCCTTGAGAAGTCCATTTAGAAATGTTGATTTCACATCTAATTGGTGCACTTTCCACTGTTTCTGAGCTGCTAAGGCAAATAGTAGCCTTATGGTATCCAACCTTACAACAGGTGCAAAGGTTTCAAAGAAATCGACCCCTTGCTGCTGACTGTAGCCCTTCACAACCAACCTGGCCTTGTGTTTGTTCAGAGACCCATCTGAATTTGTCTTGGTCCTGAACACCTATTTAACACCAATGACTTTTCTATTTTCTGGCCTATTGACCAGCTTCCAAGTGTCATTCTTTTGAATCATCTTCAGTTCAGCCTCCATAGCCTCTTGCCAGCATTTCTCTTTTACATCTTCAGCATAGCAGGATGGCTCAACTATGGTCATGGCACACCTTTCATAGATATCTGCCAGAGTTCTAGTGCCTCGAATAGGTGCATCATCATAGTCATCTTCAGCTTCAGCTTCAATTTCAGTAAGCTGCAGGTCAGGACTATTTTGATCTTCCTCAAGTAGGCTTGCATTAGTTCCATCCCATTTCCAATACCCTTCTTCATTAAACTTTACATCTCTGCTCACAATGATCTTCTTGGTCAATGGATCAAAGATCCTATAGCGTTTCTTCACATTGCTGTAGCCTACAAACACCCCTGGCATGGACCTTTTTTCAAGCTTAGTCCTTTTCTTTGCTGGAACCAGTGCATAGCACAAACAACCAAATACCCTCAAGTGTGACACTATTGGTTTTTATCCAAACCAAGCTTCAAAGGGTGTTTTTTCTTTCACTGCATTAGTTGGAAGTCTGTTCAGCaagtaaattgaagtgtttactGCCTCAACCCAAAAATTGTTAAGCATTTTAGCCTCAAACAAAAGGCACCTGGCCATATCAAGAACTGTTTTGTTCTTCCTCTCACAGACACCATTTTGCTGTGGTGTGTAGATGGTTGTTAGCTGATGAAGAATTCCAGCATCATCACATATCTTTTAGAACCTTTGAGATACATACTCAGTTTCATTATCTGACCTTAAGCATTTCAGTTTACAGTTGGCTTGTTTTTCAGCCAAAGCCTTGAATTTGTAAAAGAAGTCAGCAACATCTGACTTTTGCTTTAAAAAAGTTACCCAACAGAACCTAGTGCAATCATCAATAAAGAGTGCAAAGTACATGTTCCCATTTTGGGAAGTGGTCTTCATGGGTCCACAAATGTCTGTATGAACCAACTGGAGCCTCTCTTGAGCTCTTCATGCTTTGTTGGCTGGAAAGGACAGTCTAGTCTGCTTGCCAAGCTGACAGACTTCACACACATTCTTCTTTGGCTCAATGCAGGACATGTCTTCAACCAGGCTCATTTTGTGCAGTAGGCCAAGTGACTTGTAGTTCACATGGCCTGCCTCCTATGCCACAAACTTGACTCATCAGCCTGAGCCACATGTGTCTTTGGTTCTAGCAGATTTATATCCAAAGTGAAACTTCGATCACTCATGGCTACTGTTGCTAACACTTGGTCAACAGCATCTTTGATCACACACACCTTGCCTTAAAAAATGAGAGAGTAGCCCCTTTTCCAGTAACTAACCAACACTTAGCAGATTTTGGTCAATGTCAGGTACATAGAGGACCTCAGATATAGTTTTGTTTCCTGACTTTGTGCCAATCACTGTCTTGCCTTTGCCTTTGGCCTCTATGAGCTCActattccctattctgactttgatcACAATTATGGTGTTTAGCTCCTTGAACATGCTTCTGTTTGAAGCCATGTGATGAGTACACCCACTATCAATCAACCACATCTTGCTAACCTTGCTCGTGCTTGCAAAACAAGAAGATGTGAAGACATGTTCTTCTTGTGCTTCAACATCTTCAGCAGTCTGAGCTTGATTCTGATGGTGTAGCTGtggttttggtttgtttttaCACACCTTTTCAATATGTCCAAGCTATTTGCACCCTCTACACTGAATGTCAAGCTTGTACCAGCAGTATTTTTCAAGGTGATTGGTCTTTTTGCAATGAGTACAAGGTGGAAACTTTCTTTTGGTGACTTCTTTCTTGCCTTTGTCCTTCTTTTCTTTCCAAGGCTTCTTGCCTTTGAAGCTGGAGCTCGAGTTTGAACCTTCGTTGCCTCTGGCCTGAAAGGCTCCCTCAGAATACTCCTCCATTCTGTTTGCTCTTCTTTGCTCTTGTGCATAGAGAGCATTTATCAAATCTGTCAATGGAATAGTTGATAGGTCCCTCGAGTCCTTCAAAGAAGAGATCTTTAATTCATACTTCTCTGGCAGGGTTGTTATAACTTTTTCAACTACCATTTTGTCACTAAAATCATCCCCAAGCAATCTTATGTTGTTGATAGTGGCCATTATCCTGTCAGCATACTACTTGACAGTCTCTGACTCCTTCATCCTCAGATTCTTAAAGTCCCTTCTCAAGTTTATTAGTTGCTGTTGCCTAGTCTTCTCAGATCCTTGAAACTCCTCCTTGAGTTTGTCCCATGCCTGCTTTGGACTGTCACAGGCCATTATCCTTGTGAAGATCACATCTGAAACTCCACTTTGAAGGCATGACATGGCCTTGTACTTCTTTGCACAGTCTTCATTATACTGCCTGATCTGAGCAATGGTTGGGTTTGCTCTTAAGGGAGGTGGCTCAATGTCATTTTGAACCACATTCCACAGGTCATGTGCCTACAGGTATGTCCTTATTTTCACAGCCCAGATGTTGTAATTTTCACCAGCAAAAACAGGTGGTGGTGATGGTGAGAAGCTCATACTTGCAGCAACTTAAAAACAGGCCAATAACAACAGCTCCTGCTTCTTTCTTTCAAACAGGAGTCAGCCACAAACTGTGCACAACCAAGGCCCTCAAAGACAACAGGCTCTTGATACCATTTGTTGAGTTTTTTCACACAGGAAGAGAAACAGATCTAATTTACCCCAATAAAATATGAACCTCTTGTTGAATTTGGAGCAACAAAGTAATAAACCCGGATAAAGTATGTGTTAAGTTTCAATCAAATGTTCGATGAAACAaagcaaagaaattttgtgtttGAAAGCTCAAAACAGAAGCAAAATCGGATGAACAAAATGAGAGAACAAGTTGGCTATACTTGTTACTTGAAAAGTAAAGTTACATGATACATAAGTAGATGGATTACATTGAAAGAAAACAAGGCTTGCTTGTGCAAGTAGCTAAGCTGTAAAATCAGCATAATGACAACCTAAAATGACTACTAAATCAGCTAAGAATATGATTAATCTTAGT from Gossypium arboreum isolate Shixiya-1 chromosome 1, ASM2569848v2, whole genome shotgun sequence harbors:
- the LOC108481574 gene encoding protein DOUBLE-STRAND BREAK FORMATION, coding for MHVVQLLSIKEVSSNVGLVRSIVEMMDRHWTVKFSHVYRKSDFMANFAASSTPGISHERDCSFQKKIKQIPCPPIPIPFSNPNMSDTDSMVAQQIALFHSQINKKRFNDDSLRILESVLASNDVKSLFQLRSTLKEFIRSESLSAIRHIAAKTVDQQLSTLEFFVGAFAIIGDIESCLALRYEALVLREHKSHIHQWLQVSPVEWLNFAEQSLDNCFYAIAAKACDYALSCFHRNEIVRSKTDESCENLQLTEKITKLKNCALTLAASRSVKAQAAEYLRKRASEECNSQPPICKPAPCAASTLYRDGIKKRNDRKLNASRRVVSCSSQP